One Leptospira barantonii genomic window, TCGTGTGGCGCTAATTTCGATTCTTCTATTTTGAAACGAAGCGCTTTCGTCCAAACTTCTTAAGATCGGTCGGCTCGATCCGAGTCCGCGGATTTCAATTCGGGAAGAATCGATTTCTTGTGCGAGTAAATATTCCTTTGTCGATTTGGCTCTTTTGAGGGAAAGAACTCGGTTCTGTTTTTCTCCGCCGTTCAAATCGGTATGACCGGTGATTAGAATTTTCAAGTTCGGATTGGTTCGGAGTATTTCGGAAAGTTCGTCCAGGATTTCGAAAGATTCTTCGTTGATTCGATCCGAGTTCGAATTAAAATAAACTCCTCTTAATACGAAACCTTTGGAACGAACGATGGAATCGAAATCCAATTTAATGCGAACACATTCTATTTCGATGCTTCTCGTATTATATACGCCGCCGACGAAGATATGTACGAAAAAATCCGTGATACTTCTGAAGATTTTAAAACTTCGAATTCCCTCGGGACATTCCGCACGATCGTGTCCTCCTTCGAAATATCCGAGCATATAACTTTTGGAAGTGAAGCTGACTCCTTTGAACGATTCTCCGTCTCTCGGAAATTGGGAAGGAATGATGTTCGTCTGATGACAATCGAAAAACATCGAACAAAGTAAGAATAAAATTCCGTATGATAAAAACTGAATTCTATTCTTTGTGAAAAAACTTTTTAAGCCGGTCAGTGACATACGATCTCCAAAGAACGGGGAGAATAAATCCCGATCGTCATTTGTTCCATCAGAATATTCGTGATCGAAGAATACTGATGGACTTCCTTGATTCCCCGATGCGGGCAATACTCGGATTCGGAATATTCCAATTTTCTCGGCAACAAGCCCATCAGATAATAATTCTGTTTGAGAAGAATGGTTTCACGACTGGTTTCCGCCTTTCGTTTTTGTTTGAACGTGGGAGCGACCTCCACCCTCGCGTGTTGACACAAAACGAAGTTCGTCGCCAGAAACATTAAAATCATGTAATTTATAATTTTGGAATACATTTTATTTTCTACCTTTGCACACAGTAAATTAAGAGAAAATTATCGCAGGTAAAACCGGTGCCTCCGCCGACGTCCACAAAAGTCTTATCGGTCCCGCTGGTAACCCCTACCCAACCGGAAACCGTGTTGGAAACGGAAGACCAAGAAACACCTGCATTCGTACAAGTGACCCCCGATTTTGGAACCCAAGTCGCACCGCTCGCATCAATGCCCGTATACATCGCGTTTCCGCCCGAAGAAACGAACAGATTCGATAAGGGAAACGTAAACATCGCGCTCGCGTTGGTGGTCGAGATCGTAAGATTCGAATTGCTCATGGTTTTATAAATCGTATTGGGCCAAAGAACCCAATTCGTAGTAAGCGTTCTGCTTCCGTCGTCCGCCATGATGAGCGCCTTATAATCGCTCGGATTTCCCGGGGCGCTTGCCGCGGTTGCGTCCGTCGCACACTTTGCATCTGCGCCCGAAACTCCTCCGAAATTTCCGGTGCTGGCGCTGGACAAAAAAATAGAACATCCACCGTTGTTCGCGCAAGAAGACGCGGGAGGACCGGATGAACCTGTGGAACCCGTTGAAGAACCGGAACCGCCAAAGCCGTTTCCGTTTTGCAATAGAAGAAGAATCGCCATCGAGTCGTTTCCATTTCCGTTCGAAGAATTGGAAGGAAGCGCGGCCCCGGTGAGAACCGGCCAGATGGTGCAGGAAATTGTGAGGAAATGCAAAATGATAAGCGAAGGAACCCAAACGGGAAATTTCGCTTTATCGGCGTTAAATGAGAAATAAGAACCCATATTCATTCTACAATTCTAGGTCAGAATAGTAGACAGATTCTCAATACTGATTCGATTTTAGGGAATGAACGACCAATAAAATGGCTTTTTGTAATTCGGTTTGATTCTTTATAAATCCGAACCGAATTACGTTAGTGTCAACGGCCGTTCCGATTTAGTGCGCCTCGTCCCAGTTGACTCCGAATTTTCCTTCCACGAGAATCGGAAGATCGAGAGGCATCGCGGATTCCATAAACTTCTTCATGGACGCCTTGAATTCTTCCTTTTCCTTTTTGTGAACCTCGAAGACCAATTCGTCGTGA contains:
- a CDS encoding OmpA family protein; translated protein: MSLTGLKSFFTKNRIQFLSYGILFLLCSMFFDCHQTNIIPSQFPRDGESFKGVSFTSKSYMLGYFEGGHDRAECPEGIRSFKIFRSITDFFVHIFVGGVYNTRSIEIECVRIKLDFDSIVRSKGFVLRGVYFNSNSDRINEESFEILDELSEILRTNPNLKILITGHTDLNGGEKQNRVLSLKRAKSTKEYLLAQEIDSSRIEIRGLGSSRPILRSLDESASFQNRRIEISATRNDENDSVKKRIEPEESPPEEYTTTIILRNGRKLYGNITKQTEKDVYVENKDGVQILSKRKIRKIKYNH
- a CDS encoding Bor/Iss family lipoprotein is translated as MYSKIINYMILMFLATNFVLCQHARVEVAPTFKQKRKAETSRETILLKQNYYLMGLLPRKLEYSESEYCPHRGIKEVHQYSSITNILMEQMTIGIYSPRSLEIVCH
- a CDS encoding DUF1554 domain-containing protein; the protein is MNMGSYFSFNADKAKFPVWVPSLIILHFLTISCTIWPVLTGAALPSNSSNGNGNDSMAILLLLQNGNGFGGSGSSTGSTGSSGPPASSCANNGGCSIFLSSASTGNFGGVSGADAKCATDATAASAPGNPSDYKALIMADDGSRTLTTNWVLWPNTIYKTMSNSNLTISTTNASAMFTFPLSNLFVSSGGNAMYTGIDASGATWVPKSGVTCTNAGVSWSSVSNTVSGWVGVTSGTDKTFVDVGGGTGFTCDNFLLIYCVQR